In Luteitalea sp. TBR-22, one genomic interval encodes:
- a CDS encoding DUF255 domain-containing protein, with protein MAPPDWQPWHTAAFLDAQRRRRPVLLLLEAAWAPASADAHARVFARPDVAAAIAEGVVPVRVDVDRRPDIADRYGLGQWPTLLLLTPEGHVLTGGTRLDESLAARLRVATDAYAAHGWRTPPPAPTTVPPGADPPDVGADQAGDVLEAVMQGVAAPTLSPSGAPAALAALCAFAWAAVGRDADWAAMAASLLDAAAEDLPRDPDADDAGGPRRLEDEAAWVRVLARAVCLDALPSWQSHLERRVAALRALRRNDGHWRPWVGAGGLVLVDASARACAALLAAAAAMHDDELAREAIEALEVLAPAAYARGAGVSHVLEHGHARGPLLLDDAMAMAVAVLDADQWRDEPVYRDLAEELLQTALARLAHPSGALVDRVATLAGAGQVGRLAEPHFPLVGNAEAARLLVRLHGDDPEAMARARRILVAIGEQAGAAGVFAAPVGLAWIGLEPGGRSTTAW; from the coding sequence GTGGCTCCCCCCGACTGGCAGCCGTGGCACACGGCCGCCTTCCTCGACGCGCAGCGCCGCCGTCGGCCCGTGCTGCTGCTCCTCGAGGCCGCGTGGGCCCCGGCCAGCGCCGACGCGCACGCCCGCGTCTTCGCCCGGCCCGATGTCGCGGCCGCGATTGCCGAAGGCGTCGTGCCCGTCCGCGTCGACGTCGACCGCCGGCCCGACATCGCCGACCGGTACGGGCTGGGTCAGTGGCCCACCCTGCTCCTGCTCACGCCGGAAGGACATGTCCTGACCGGGGGCACGCGGCTCGACGAATCGCTGGCCGCCCGCCTCCGCGTCGCGACCGACGCGTACGCGGCCCACGGGTGGCGCACCCCGCCGCCGGCCCCCACGACCGTCCCTCCAGGGGCCGACCCTCCGGATGTCGGGGCCGATCAGGCCGGCGACGTGCTGGAGGCCGTCATGCAGGGCGTGGCCGCGCCGACGCTGTCTCCTTCGGGCGCGCCGGCTGCGCTGGCCGCGCTCTGCGCCTTCGCGTGGGCGGCCGTCGGCCGCGACGCCGACTGGGCCGCCATGGCCGCCTCGCTCCTCGACGCGGCCGCCGAGGACCTGCCCCGCGATCCGGATGCGGACGATGCCGGGGGCCCGCGTCGCCTCGAGGACGAGGCCGCGTGGGTTCGCGTGCTGGCCCGCGCCGTGTGCCTCGACGCCCTGCCGTCGTGGCAGTCACACCTCGAACGTCGGGTCGCGGCGCTGCGCGCGCTCAGGCGGAACGACGGGCACTGGCGTCCCTGGGTCGGGGCGGGCGGGCTCGTCCTCGTGGACGCGAGCGCGCGCGCCTGTGCCGCGCTGCTCGCCGCGGCCGCTGCGATGCACGACGATGAGCTCGCGAGAGAGGCAATCGAGGCGCTCGAGGTCCTGGCGCCGGCGGCGTATGCCCGGGGCGCCGGCGTCTCGCACGTGCTGGAGCACGGCCACGCGCGCGGCCCGCTCCTGCTCGACGATGCGATGGCGATGGCCGTGGCGGTGCTCGACGCCGACCAGTGGCGCGACGAGCCCGTCTATCGCGACCTTGCCGAGGAACTGCTCCAGACGGCGCTGGCGCGGCTCGCCCACCCCTCGGGCGCGCTCGTCGATCGGGTGGCGACGCTGGCCGGGGCCGGGCAGGTCGGGCGGCTGGCCGAGCCGCACTTCCCGCTGGTCGGCAACGCCGAGGCCGCGCGGCTCCTCGTGCGCCTGCACGGGGACGATCCCGAAGCGATGGCGCGGGCTCGCCGTATCCTCGTGGCGATCGGTGAGCAGGCCGGCGCGGCCGGTGTGTTCGCGGCGCCCGTCGGGCTGGCCTGGATCGGCCTCGAACCGGGCGGTCGGTCGACGACCGCGTGGTAG
- a CDS encoding isocitrate/isopropylmalate dehydrogenase family protein: MAHRVTLIPGDGIGPEVSAAVVRIIEAAGVAIEWDEHHAGVTAVEQTGSTLPQSLLDSVIANRVALKGPVTTPVGEGFTSVNVGLRKTLDLYANLRPVTNLPGVPSRYQDVDMVIVRENTEDLYSGMENEIVPGVVAGLKIITATASERIARFAFRHATENGRRKVTAIHKANIMKQADGLFLRSARTVAREFPDITYDEKIVDNACMQLVMRPEQYDVLLLPNLYGDIVSDLAAGLVGGLGVVPGANLGEQAAVFEAVHGSAPDIAGQDKANPTALLLSGLMLLRHIGERTAADVIFGALTRVMAAGTTITRDLGGSASTTQFTDAVVREIHAHRG; the protein is encoded by the coding sequence ATGGCTCACCGCGTAACGCTCATTCCAGGGGATGGCATCGGGCCGGAGGTCAGCGCCGCTGTCGTGCGCATCATCGAGGCGGCCGGCGTCGCCATCGAGTGGGACGAGCACCACGCGGGGGTGACGGCCGTCGAGCAGACGGGCAGCACGCTGCCGCAGTCGCTCCTCGACTCGGTGATCGCCAATCGCGTCGCCCTCAAGGGCCCGGTGACGACGCCCGTCGGGGAGGGCTTCACGAGCGTCAACGTGGGCCTGCGCAAGACCCTCGACCTGTACGCGAACCTGCGACCGGTGACCAACCTGCCCGGGGTGCCCTCCCGGTACCAGGACGTCGACATGGTGATCGTCCGCGAGAACACCGAGGATCTCTACTCCGGCATGGAGAACGAGATCGTGCCGGGCGTGGTGGCAGGCCTGAAGATCATCACCGCGACGGCCAGCGAGCGGATCGCGCGGTTCGCCTTCCGCCATGCGACCGAGAACGGGCGCCGCAAGGTGACGGCCATCCACAAGGCCAACATCATGAAGCAGGCCGACGGCCTGTTCCTGCGCAGCGCGCGGACCGTCGCCCGGGAGTTCCCCGACATCACGTACGACGAGAAGATCGTCGACAACGCGTGCATGCAGCTCGTGATGCGGCCCGAGCAGTACGACGTGCTGCTGCTGCCCAACCTCTACGGCGACATCGTGTCGGACCTGGCGGCAGGCCTGGTGGGCGGCCTCGGCGTCGTGCCCGGCGCCAACCTCGGCGAGCAGGCCGCGGTGTTCGAGGCGGTGCACGGCAGCGCCCCGGACATCGCCGGGCAGGACAAGGCCAATCCGACGGCACTGCTGCTGTCGGGCCTGATGCTGTTGCGCCACATCGGCGAACGGACGGCCGCCGACGTGATCTTCGGCGCCCTGACCCGGGTGATGGCGGCTGGCACGACGATCACGCGCGACCTCGGCGGGTCGGCGTCGACCACCCAGTTCACCGACGCGGTCGTGCGCGAGATCCACGCCCATCGGGGCTGA